From Syntrophales bacterium, the proteins below share one genomic window:
- the argJ gene encoding bifunctional glutamate N-acetyltransferase/amino-acid acetyltransferase ArgJ: protein MTRVHVEAAKNTRIAVAGAEEALAPAALRQMVGDEVVMKKVQECKVPGFLANGIPVGIKENGERDLSLIFSRQPATTSAVFTTNCFKAAPVQVDMERIRSGKIQAIVINSGVANAATGKEGIDDALAVSRALAAELAIDEEKIFVASTGVIGRRLPVGKIVGGIKDLVAGLNENGIADAEAGIMTTDRFPKIAFRRGTIGGCEISLCGIAKGAGMIQPNMATMLAFVMTDAAIEKDALDALFHRAAAGTFNAVTVDGCMSTNDTAVIMANGVAGNRPFKKGLHSAALFGEMLADLMLELAKGLVRDGEGATKMIEIKVTEALTQKDAEKVAYAIANSNLVKTAFFGEDPNWGRIISAAGAVGVDLPVEQVKLFLEDVPLFAEGTGVSGREDEIAEIMKRPEIKIGISLGMGKKSWRVCTSDLSFDYVKINAHYHT from the coding sequence ATGACCCGTGTCCATGTGGAAGCGGCAAAAAATACAAGAATTGCTGTGGCAGGGGCTGAAGAGGCTCTGGCGCCGGCAGCGTTACGGCAGATGGTTGGTGACGAGGTTGTTATGAAAAAGGTGCAAGAATGCAAGGTTCCGGGATTTCTTGCCAATGGAATCCCGGTTGGCATCAAGGAAAACGGCGAGCGGGATTTGTCGCTGATTTTTTCGCGGCAACCGGCAACGACGTCCGCGGTTTTTACGACGAACTGTTTCAAGGCTGCCCCGGTGCAAGTCGATATGGAGAGAATCCGCTCCGGGAAGATTCAGGCGATCGTCATCAACAGCGGTGTCGCCAATGCCGCAACGGGCAAAGAGGGCATAGACGATGCGCTGGCCGTTTCCCGGGCTCTCGCCGCAGAACTTGCCATTGATGAAGAAAAGATTTTTGTTGCCTCCACCGGCGTCATTGGACGCCGCTTGCCCGTAGGGAAGATCGTGGGCGGAATTAAGGACTTGGTGGCCGGTCTTAATGAAAATGGCATTGCGGACGCGGAGGCGGGAATCATGACGACAGACCGGTTTCCCAAAATTGCCTTTCGCCGCGGCACGATAGGAGGGTGTGAGATTTCCCTCTGCGGGATAGCCAAAGGGGCCGGGATGATCCAGCCCAATATGGCGACGATGCTGGCCTTTGTCATGACCGATGCGGCAATAGAAAAGGACGCACTTGATGCCCTGTTTCACCGCGCAGCAGCAGGCACTTTTAACGCTGTGACGGTTGACGGCTGTATGAGCACCAATGACACCGCCGTCATTATGGCCAATGGAGTGGCGGGCAACAGGCCCTTCAAAAAGGGGTTGCACTCGGCCGCGCTCTTCGGGGAGATGCTTGCGGATTTGATGCTGGAGCTTGCCAAAGGTTTGGTACGGGATGGCGAGGGCGCCACAAAGATGATTGAGATAAAAGTAACCGAGGCGCTTACGCAGAAAGATGCCGAGAAGGTCGCCTACGCCATTGCCAATTCCAATCTGGTGAAGACGGCATTTTTTGGAGAGGACCCAAACTGGGGGCGGATTATCTCCGCGGCGGGAGCGGTTGGCGTAGATTTGCCCGTTGAGCAGGTGAAGTTGTTCCTGGAGGATGTCCCACTTTTTGCAGAAGGCACAGGAGTGTCAGGAAGGGAAGATGAAATAGCGGAAATCATGAAAAGGCCGGAAATAAAAATCGGTATCTCGCTGGGGATGGGCAAAAAATCGTGGCGGGTTTGCACATCCGATCTTTCCTTCGACTACGTAAAAATCAACGCGCATTACCATACTTAA
- the rpsB gene encoding 30S ribosomal protein S2, whose protein sequence is MASISMKLLLEAGVHFGHQTNKWNPKMKTYIFGARNGIYIIDLQQTVGLFQTAYKFVVETVAEGGELLFVGTKKQAQESIQDEAARCEMPCVNQRWLGGMLTNFVTIKKSIDRLNELDQMFEDDSIKAFPKKEILGMQKDRDKLIKVLGGIRKLKKLPKCLFIVDPKREDIAVTEARKLKIPIVAMVDTNCDPDLIDYIIPGNDDAIRAIKLFSAKMADAVIEGKKRFEERLQAQSDKERVAADGPIVTYIKDENDVPETVESKGLEAQEKGAGDLEAAR, encoded by the coding sequence GTGGCGAGTATTTCAATGAAGTTGTTGCTTGAGGCGGGGGTTCATTTCGGTCATCAGACCAACAAATGGAATCCCAAAATGAAAACGTACATTTTCGGCGCGAGAAACGGGATCTACATCATTGATCTGCAGCAGACGGTCGGGCTTTTTCAGACGGCGTACAAGTTTGTTGTGGAGACTGTTGCCGAAGGTGGGGAGCTGCTCTTTGTCGGCACCAAAAAGCAGGCGCAGGAATCGATCCAGGATGAAGCCGCGAGGTGCGAGATGCCATGCGTCAATCAGCGCTGGCTGGGCGGCATGCTGACCAATTTTGTAACGATCAAAAAGAGCATTGATCGTTTGAACGAACTTGATCAGATGTTCGAGGATGACAGCATCAAGGCTTTTCCAAAAAAGGAAATCCTCGGCATGCAAAAGGACAGGGATAAGCTGATCAAGGTTTTAGGCGGGATCAGGAAGCTGAAAAAATTGCCCAAATGCCTGTTTATTGTTGATCCCAAGCGGGAGGATATCGCCGTGACCGAGGCGAGAAAACTGAAGATACCGATTGTGGCGATGGTCGATACCAACTGCGATCCTGATCTGATCGATTACATAATCCCCGGGAACGACGATGCGATAAGGGCGATTAAACTGTTTTCCGCCAAGATGGCCGATGCCGTCATAGAAGGCAAAAAACGTTTTGAGGAGCGGCTGCAGGCCCAAAGCGACAAGGAAAGGGTCGCGGCGGATGGACCTATAGTCACTTACATAAAAGATGAGAACGATGTTCCTGAAACAGTGGAAAGCAAGGGTTTGGAGGCGCAGGAAAAGGGCGCCGGGGACCTGGAAGCCGCCCGGTAA
- the tsf gene encoding translation elongation factor Ts — MEITSAMVKELRVKTGAGMMDCKQALTAENGDFEKAIDFLRKKGMSAATKRSSKAAKDGMVASYIHMGGKIGVMVELNCETDFVAKTDDFQTLARDIAMHIAASNPRYIRSEEIPAEALEREKDIYRSQLAAEKKPEKMWEKIMEGKLKKYYEEVCLLNQKFIKNTDVSVETLVNNMIAKTGENIVIRRFSRFQLGEEL, encoded by the coding sequence GTGGAAATAACATCAGCGATGGTGAAGGAACTCCGGGTAAAGACAGGCGCCGGGATGATGGATTGCAAACAGGCGTTGACTGCGGAGAATGGAGATTTTGAAAAGGCCATTGATTTTCTTCGTAAAAAAGGGATGTCTGCCGCAACGAAGCGTTCTTCCAAGGCGGCGAAGGATGGAATGGTAGCCTCGTACATCCACATGGGGGGCAAGATAGGGGTTATGGTGGAACTTAACTGCGAGACAGACTTTGTCGCGAAGACCGATGACTTCCAAACCTTGGCGAGGGACATTGCAATGCACATCGCGGCTTCCAATCCCCGCTACATACGCTCGGAGGAGATACCCGCGGAGGCATTGGAACGGGAAAAGGATATTTACCGCAGCCAGCTTGCCGCAGAGAAAAAGCCCGAGAAAATGTGGGAAAAAATCATGGAGGGCAAACTGAAAAAGTACTATGAAGAGGTTTGCCTGCTCAATCAGAAGTTCATAAAGAATACCGATGTTTCGGTTGAAACCCTGGTCAACAACATGATTGCCAAGACCGGAGAAAATATTGTGATCCGAAGATTTTCAAGGTTCCAGTTAGGTGAAGAACTGTAA
- the pyrH gene encoding UMP kinase — protein MEQAVYKRVLLKLSGETFMGKLSAGIDPGVVDALAAEIRDVVALGVQLGIVIGGGNIFRGMSESAKGLDRTTADYMGMLATVINGLALQSALEHADVITRVQTAIEMRAVAEPFIQRRAMRHLEKGRVVIFAAGTGNPYFTTDTAAVLRAVEIKADIIMKATKVDGIYDCDPVKNPDAVMYKKISYTDVLTKDLKVMDATAISLCRANKLPLNVFNLQKPGNIKKVICGQTVGTIVGG, from the coding sequence ATGGAACAGGCTGTTTACAAAAGGGTTTTGCTTAAACTGAGCGGCGAGACCTTCATGGGTAAGCTTTCCGCCGGCATAGACCCTGGTGTTGTTGACGCCCTGGCCGCTGAAATACGAGATGTTGTGGCCCTTGGCGTGCAGTTGGGCATTGTCATTGGGGGCGGCAACATTTTTCGCGGCATGTCGGAAAGCGCCAAGGGGCTGGACAGAACCACGGCGGACTATATGGGGATGCTTGCCACCGTTATCAACGGCCTCGCCCTGCAAAGCGCCCTCGAACATGCGGACGTCATTACCCGCGTGCAGACGGCCATTGAGATGAGGGCCGTCGCCGAACCGTTCATCCAGAGACGCGCCATGCGTCATCTCGAAAAGGGGCGGGTGGTCATTTTTGCCGCCGGGACCGGAAACCCCTATTTCACGACCGACACGGCGGCGGTGCTGCGGGCGGTGGAAATAAAGGCTGATATCATCATGAAGGCCACGAAGGTAGATGGCATTTATGACTGCGATCCGGTAAAAAACCCGGACGCGGTCATGTATAAGAAAATAAGCTATACCGATGTGTTGACAAAAGATCTTAAAGTAATGGATGCAACCGCCATCTCCCTTTGCCGGGCCAACAAATTGCCGCTGAATGTTTTCAACCTGCAGAAACCAGGCAACATCAAAAAAGTGATCTGTGGTCAGACGGTGGGCACAATTGTCGGAGGTTAG
- the frr gene encoding ribosome recycling factor: protein MKEEIFGELHENMGKMIQSLEKSFSKVRTGRASLSLLDGIRVEYYGTVTPLNQLASLSTPESRMILISPWDSSVLGAIEKAIQKSDLGLMPSNDGKLIRLAIPVLTEERRKELVKVVRKAAEECKIKQRNLRRDANEEIKKLKKDSAISEDEQFAIQEEVQKITDGYIAQTDKLLAVKEKEIMEI from the coding sequence ATGAAAGAAGAAATTTTTGGGGAACTTCACGAAAATATGGGCAAGATGATCCAGTCTTTGGAGAAGTCCTTCAGCAAGGTAAGGACGGGCAGGGCGTCATTGTCGCTGCTGGATGGAATTCGCGTTGAATACTACGGCACGGTGACGCCTCTTAATCAGTTGGCTTCTCTTTCCACGCCGGAAAGCCGGATGATCCTTATTTCTCCCTGGGACAGTTCCGTTCTGGGAGCCATAGAAAAGGCGATTCAAAAATCGGATTTGGGGCTGATGCCGAGCAATGACGGCAAGCTTATCCGTCTGGCGATTCCTGTCCTGACCGAGGAGAGACGCAAGGAGCTGGTCAAGGTTGTCCGCAAGGCGGCAGAGGAGTGCAAGATCAAGCAGCGCAACTTGCGGCGGGATGCCAATGAGGAGATTAAAAAGCTGAAAAAAGACAGCGCCATCTCAGAAGACGAGCAATTTGCCATCCAGGAGGAAGTGCAGAAGATTACCGATGGCTACATAGCGCAAACAGACAAGCTCCTGGCCGTAAAAGAAAAAGAGATCATGGAGATATAG
- a CDS encoding isoprenyl transferase — MSSIDSGKLPQHIAIIMDGNGRWAKSHALGRVLGHRKGAESVRVAVKTCRRIGIKFLTLYAFSMENWFRPQEEVSALMKLLEEYLEGEAEEMMEQDIRLMAIGRIDSLDKGVLEKLRETMEKTAGNGGMVLNLALSYGGREEIAMAARRMLNEGLAGKFRPEEVTEQLFQRYLYTSELPDPDLLIRTGGEHRISNFLLFQAAYTEFYFSNVLWPDFREPELLEAIAEFQKRERRFGRISEQLEKR, encoded by the coding sequence ATGAGCAGTATTGATTCGGGGAAGCTGCCGCAGCATATCGCGATTATCATGGACGGAAATGGTCGCTGGGCGAAAAGCCACGCGCTGGGAAGGGTTCTGGGGCACCGAAAAGGGGCCGAGTCCGTCCGTGTCGCGGTGAAGACCTGCCGCCGGATTGGGATCAAATTCCTGACGCTGTACGCATTTTCCATGGAAAACTGGTTTCGTCCGCAAGAGGAGGTTAGTGCCCTGATGAAGCTCCTTGAGGAGTATCTGGAGGGCGAAGCCGAGGAGATGATGGAGCAGGATATTCGTCTCATGGCGATTGGCCGCATCGATTCCCTCGATAAAGGGGTTCTCGAAAAACTCCGGGAGACAATGGAGAAAACCGCCGGAAACGGCGGGATGGTCCTTAATCTGGCGTTGAGTTACGGCGGCCGTGAAGAAATTGCAATGGCGGCAAGAAGAATGCTTAATGAAGGTCTGGCGGGGAAGTTCAGGCCGGAGGAGGTAACCGAGCAGCTCTTCCAACGTTATCTCTATACAAGTGAGCTTCCTGATCCTGACCTGCTGATTCGCACCGGGGGAGAGCATCGCATCAGCAACTTTCTGCTGTTTCAGGCGGCATACACGGAGTTCTATTTTTCCAATGTTCTGTGGCCCGATTTTCGCGAGCCGGAACTGCTGGAGGCCATTGCCGAATTCCAGAAAAGGGAACGGCGTTTTGGCCGTATAAGCGAGCAGTTAGAGAAACGGTGA
- a CDS encoding phosphatidate cytidylyltransferase: protein MAEKLPLITDKKGNMLSHAKRWITALIAVPVLFWTIAWGGMTAFAVLIIAAALAGMFEYNRMAFSRGFSVEKIVTTACALLFPLAAWGGDRELLLALAALSVIAVFVLNLLQTKKGRLEMNCPARAVLGIMYIPLLLSHLLLIRALPAGELWVFYVLVVAFAGDVAAYYVGRSLGKRKLLIEVSPGKTVAGTVGLIVGSTIGSIVFMKYFFPSLSLWHAVFLGLTGGVIGQLGDLTESALKREAGIKDSSALLPGHGGILDRLDCLLFIAPFVFYYKEFIIK from the coding sequence ATGGCGGAAAAACTGCCGCTGATAACCGATAAAAAGGGAAATATGTTGTCACACGCCAAAAGATGGATAACCGCCCTGATTGCCGTTCCGGTTCTGTTCTGGACGATTGCCTGGGGCGGGATGACTGCCTTTGCCGTTTTAATTATAGCCGCCGCGCTTGCGGGGATGTTTGAATACAACCGGATGGCTTTCAGTCGCGGGTTTTCTGTCGAAAAGATCGTTACAACCGCCTGTGCCCTGTTATTTCCGCTGGCAGCCTGGGGGGGGGACAGGGAACTGCTTTTGGCTCTTGCCGCCCTTTCGGTCATAGCTGTGTTTGTTTTAAACCTGCTTCAGACTAAAAAGGGCAGGCTGGAGATGAATTGCCCCGCCCGCGCCGTTCTGGGAATAATGTACATTCCCCTGTTGCTTTCGCACTTGCTTTTGATCCGCGCGCTGCCTGCCGGCGAATTATGGGTTTTTTATGTCCTCGTTGTTGCCTTTGCCGGTGACGTTGCCGCCTATTATGTCGGGCGATCGCTCGGAAAACGAAAGCTCCTTATCGAGGTTAGCCCCGGCAAGACCGTTGCCGGTACCGTTGGCCTGATTGTCGGCAGCACTATCGGCAGCATTGTTTTTATGAAATATTTTTTCCCCTCTCTGTCGCTCTGGCATGCGGTCTTTCTTGGTTTGACCGGTGGAGTGATCGGCCAACTGGGGGATCTTACCGAATCAGCCTTGAAACGCGAGGCCGGGATCAAGGATTCGAGCGCCCTGCTTCCCGGGCACGGAGGGATTCTCGATCGTCTGGATTGCCTGCTGTTCATTGCCCCGTTCGTATTTTATTACAAGGAGTTCATTATAAAGTGA